Part of the Segatella copri genome is shown below.
CAATCATCAAGCAAGGTATCAGAAAGGCAAAGGGGGATTGTTATCCTCTCTTCTTTGACAAGTTGAAAGTTAACCATTCTCTCCTTTCTATGTTGAAGTCCTTCAAGCAAGCAGGGGGATTGACCGCTGTGGCATCTACGGCACGAAAGAAAAACTTAATGAATGCCTTGGAGCATATAGAAGCCTTGGAAGCTTTTACGCTGATTATAGCTGGCGAGGATGTTGAGCATGGGAAACCCAATCCTGAGATATATAATAAAGTTTTAGAGAAGTTAAATATCCAGCCTGGCGAAGCTTTGGTCTTCGAGGATTCTCCTGTAGGCATAGGCGCAGCTGTTGCTGCTAATCTTTCTTATGTTCAAATAACAAAAGACTATTTTTATGGAAATACAAGTAAAAGGTCATAGTGGATGCCAGATAGATATTGTCAATGACGGCAATAATCTTTATATCTATAAGAGTACACATGACCCTAAATATATCAATCGCCTCTTCTTGCAGGCTAAAAAACAGCAAGAGGCATGTAGAAGAGCTTATCAGCATATACGTATTCCTGAAATCTTTGAGATAGACAAAACGGATGAACATCTCATCATCAAGATGGAGTATGTGTATAGCAAGAACTATATCGATTATTTTGAGGATGCAGGGTTCGACAATATCAGTTATTTTGTCAAGGCCTTGAAAATCTTCATGAATGCCGAGATAGAAGATTCTCCTCTTCGAAAGGTCAATACCCAGATTGTTAAAGATAAATTCTTGGATGTTTGTAATAAATGCCATGTGAATGAATTTTTGAAAGGGGATAAAGAGGTTGAGGCTTTACTGGAGAAATGTAGCAAGGTGTTTGAGCAACTACCGATTGAGATTGAAATCCCGATTGGGAAGTGTCATGGTGATTTGACTTTCTCAAATATCCTCTTCAATGGTAACAATTATTATCTTATCGATTTTTTGGATTCTTTCATCGAGTCTCCTTTGCTCGACCTTGTAAAGATTCGCCAGGATTCTCAGTATGAATGGTCCCGCTTGATGTATGAAGGAGATGTAGACTTGGTAAGATTGAGCATCATATCTCAGAAAATTGACCATGAGATTGATTCTTATTATTCG
Proteins encoded:
- a CDS encoding phosphotransferase, coding for MEIQVKGHSGCQIDIVNDGNNLYIYKSTHDPKYINRLFLQAKKQQEACRRAYQHIRIPEIFEIDKTDEHLIIKMEYVYSKNYIDYFEDAGFDNISYFVKALKIFMNAEIEDSPLRKVNTQIVKDKFLDVCNKCHVNEFLKGDKEVEALLEKCSKVFEQLPIEIEIPIGKCHGDLTFSNILFNGNNYYLIDFLDSFIESPLLDLVKIRQDSQYEWSRLMYEGDVDLVRLSIISQKIDHEIDSYYSQYVWYREYYHVFQLMNFLRILQYSREEKVTSYLKNVINSML
- a CDS encoding HAD family hydrolase encodes the protein MSLIKLLVTDFDGTLVDTFEANFLAYQKAFSQYGLNLTEQQYKDCFGFRFDDFMEHMGISDTIIKQGIRKAKGDCYPLFFDKLKVNHSLLSMLKSFKQAGGLTAVASTARKKNLMNALEHIEALEAFTLIIAGEDVEHGKPNPEIYNKVLEKLNIQPGEALVFEDSPVGIGAAVAANLSYVQITKDYFYGNTSKRS